One Sediminicola sp. YIK13 DNA segment encodes these proteins:
- a CDS encoding porin, whose amino-acid sequence MKLRILTTSLFLLALTSSFSQVTEAPAFGKGLFNLVGKDSTFTMKIATRMQLLGVASWQKEEGGGLINPESNYLVRRARLKFDGFVYSPKLEYKLELGLSNRDISGASEFTSNSPRYILDAVVMWNFYENFELWVGQTKLPGNVERVVSSGNLQMVDRSLVNSRFNIDRDMGIQLRHKTNLFGNVVMREKFAISQGEGRNVTGDNLGGYQYTSRLELLPFGEFKGDYTGADLERETSPKLMLAATYDINHDAVRNRSNLGSYMEIDNGTGFYETTINTLFVDAMFKYNGFSFMGEYAYRDANDPLAKNSDGTLTGDIVQVGDGLNLQMGYLLKNDWEVSGRYTNITLDENITGRSPEDQYTLGLSRYILGHKLKVQTDISYLNVDGGTDEVMYRLQMDVHF is encoded by the coding sequence ATGAAATTAAGAATTCTTACAACAAGCTTATTCTTGTTGGCACTTACATCAAGTTTCTCACAGGTAACAGAAGCACCTGCTTTTGGAAAAGGTCTATTCAACTTAGTAGGGAAAGACAGCACCTTTACCATGAAAATTGCAACTAGAATGCAATTATTAGGAGTTGCCTCATGGCAAAAGGAAGAAGGCGGTGGATTGATCAATCCTGAATCCAATTATTTGGTGCGTAGGGCCCGTTTAAAATTTGATGGTTTTGTATACTCTCCCAAGTTAGAGTACAAATTAGAGTTGGGATTATCCAATAGGGATATTTCTGGGGCATCTGAATTCACAAGCAACTCACCGAGATATATATTGGATGCAGTAGTGATGTGGAACTTTTACGAGAATTTTGAACTTTGGGTAGGGCAGACCAAACTTCCCGGTAACGTTGAGCGGGTTGTATCATCTGGAAACCTCCAAATGGTAGATCGTTCCCTTGTGAACAGCCGCTTTAACATAGACCGTGATATGGGGATCCAATTAAGACACAAAACAAACCTATTTGGTAATGTTGTGATGCGTGAAAAATTTGCTATCTCTCAAGGTGAAGGAAGAAATGTAACGGGAGACAATTTAGGAGGCTATCAGTATACCTCACGTTTGGAATTATTGCCTTTCGGAGAATTTAAAGGGGATTATACTGGAGCTGATTTAGAAAGGGAAACTAGTCCAAAATTGATGCTAGCTGCTACCTATGATATCAACCATGATGCTGTTAGAAACAGAAGTAATCTAGGTTCCTACATGGAAATTGACAATGGCACCGGTTTCTACGAGACCACTATTAATACTTTGTTTGTTGATGCCATGTTCAAATACAACGGATTTTCATTTATGGGGGAATATGCATATAGGGATGCAAACGATCCATTGGCAAAAAATTCGGACGGTACTCTAACCGGCGACATAGTGCAGGTAGGTGACGGTCTTAACTTGCAAATGGGATATCTACTTAAAAATGACTGGGAAGTATCTGGGCGTTACACAAATATTACACTAGATGAAAATATAACTGGAAGATCTCCTGAAGACCAGTACACCTTAGGATTGTCCAGATATATCCTCGGTCATAAATTAAAAGTGCAAACTGATATTAGTTATTTGAATGTGGACGGTGGAACAGATGAAGTAATGTACCGCTTACAAATGGATGTTCACTTTTAG
- a CDS encoding chloride channel protein, with protein sequence MPIRKKNIFTRFLIWRYKHISNKTFVHILSVIVGFLAGLAAVTLKNTTYFIEAFLEQGIIFSNNQLYFILPVIGLFLVFLYVKFVLKKPLEHAVSSILFTLSKKKGLIKPIQIYTPLITAPLTVGFGGSVGLLGPAVASGAAISSNLGKLFHINAKTRSLLIACASAGAIASIFQSPIAAIIFAVEVFSLDLTMLSLLPLLLASISGVLTSYFFLGNEVLFNFTITDKFEIKDTFFFVLLGVGTAFASIYFTKMYFSILTFFKRFKSPKYKLLVGGITIGIMLYFIPPLYGEGFGLINNLLDGDHLKALGKTPFDEYTSNIWVVIGLLFGITIFKAIAMTTTIAAGGSGGIFIPTMVMGSALGNVVAKVINNSGLGLVVSESNFTLIGMAGLIAGVLHAPLTAIFLIAEITGGYELFVPLMITSSISYLITKNAIDHSIYTKELAQQGALLTHNKDQTVLTLMHLDDVIEQNFKTVTSTMTLGEMLHKSVSKSTRNIFPVLDEEDRLVGIILLDDIREIMFDSSLYDTTEVGSIMHSAPEYIFYEKDTMQKVMKKFQDSGAWNLPVIKDGKYHGFISKSKLLTAYRRKLINFTK encoded by the coding sequence ATGCCAATCCGAAAGAAAAATATCTTTACCCGCTTTTTAATTTGGAGGTACAAACATATCTCCAACAAAACCTTTGTACATATCCTCAGTGTCATTGTTGGTTTTTTAGCTGGTTTGGCCGCAGTTACTCTGAAGAACACCACCTATTTTATTGAAGCATTTTTGGAACAGGGAATCATTTTTTCCAATAACCAATTGTACTTCATTCTACCGGTAATAGGGCTCTTTTTAGTGTTTCTATATGTGAAATTTGTTTTGAAAAAACCGTTGGAGCACGCTGTTTCGTCCATTTTGTTTACGCTTTCCAAAAAAAAAGGGCTAATTAAACCCATTCAAATTTATACTCCCTTGATAACCGCCCCATTAACTGTAGGGTTTGGGGGTTCGGTAGGATTGTTGGGTCCTGCTGTGGCTTCGGGAGCTGCAATAAGTTCCAATCTGGGAAAATTATTTCACATCAATGCCAAAACACGGTCCTTATTGATTGCGTGTGCCTCAGCAGGAGCCATAGCCTCCATTTTTCAATCGCCAATTGCTGCCATCATTTTTGCCGTGGAAGTATTTAGCCTTGACCTAACCATGCTCTCCTTACTGCCCTTATTATTGGCCTCTATTTCAGGAGTGCTAACATCTTATTTCTTTTTGGGCAATGAGGTGCTTTTTAATTTTACCATAACGGATAAGTTTGAAATAAAAGACACCTTTTTCTTTGTTTTACTTGGAGTTGGAACCGCATTCGCCTCTATCTACTTCACCAAAATGTATTTTTCTATCCTGACCTTTTTTAAGCGATTCAAGAGTCCCAAATACAAATTATTGGTTGGTGGTATTACCATAGGAATCATGCTCTATTTCATCCCGCCCTTATACGGGGAAGGGTTTGGCCTGATCAACAATCTATTGGATGGAGACCATTTAAAAGCTTTGGGGAAAACACCCTTCGATGAATACACGAGTAACATTTGGGTTGTTATAGGTCTTTTATTTGGAATCACCATTTTTAAGGCGATTGCAATGACAACAACCATCGCAGCAGGTGGGTCGGGTGGAATCTTTATTCCCACAATGGTCATGGGAAGTGCCTTGGGAAATGTCGTTGCCAAGGTCATCAATAATTCAGGATTGGGTCTGGTGGTTTCCGAAAGTAATTTCACCCTTATAGGAATGGCTGGACTCATTGCAGGGGTTTTGCATGCCCCCCTAACAGCTATATTTTTAATTGCCGAGATTACTGGAGGATATGAACTTTTTGTTCCCCTAATGATTACTTCATCCATTTCGTATCTAATCACCAAAAATGCCATAGACCATTCTATTTATACAAAAGAATTGGCGCAACAAGGTGCTTTATTAACCCATAATAAGGACCAAACGGTCCTTACCCTCATGCATTTGGATGATGTGATAGAACAAAATTTCAAAACGGTGACCTCAACAATGACCCTTGGGGAAATGCTCCACAAATCGGTATCAAAATCAACAAGGAATATCTTCCCTGTTTTGGATGAAGAAGACCGTTTGGTAGGGATTATCCTTTTGGATGATATTCGGGAAATTATGTTCGATAGCTCACTATATGATACCACGGAGGTAGGTTCTATTATGCACAGTGCTCCGGAATACATCTTTTATGAAAAAGATACCATGCAGAAAGTAATGAAAAAATTTCAGGATAGCGGAGCTTGGAACCTACCGGTCATAAAGGATGGAAAATATCACGGCTTCATATCCAAGTCAAAATTATTGACTGCTTACCGAAGAAAATTGATCAATTTTACAAAATAA
- the aspS gene encoding aspartate--tRNA ligase, producing MYRSQTCGQLRSSDINKEVVLSGWVQKVRDKGFMIWVDLRDRYGLTQLIFDEERTSTEIMDQAKSLGREFVIQIHGKVIERSSKNPNIPTGDIEILVSNLVILNKSLLPPFTIEDQTDGGEDIRMKYRYLDIRRNPVKNNLIFRHKVTMEVRKYLSDQAFIEVETPYLIKSTPEGARDFVVPSRMNEGQFYALPQSPQTFKQLLMVGGMDKYFQIVKCFRDEDLRADRQPEFTQIDCEMAFVEQEDILNVFEGLTRHLLKEIKGIEIGNFPRMTYDDAMQKYGNDKPDIRFGMEFGELNTVAQHKDFAIFNDAELVVGIAVPGGAAYTRKEIDALVDWVRRPQVGAKGMVYAKYNEDGSFKSSVDKFFDEKDLAQWAEATNAKPGDLICVLSGEPLKTRTQLSALRMELAQRLGLRNKEEFAPLWVVDFPLLELDEETGNYHAMHHPFTSPKPGQMELLDTDPGAVKANAYDLVLNGNEIGGGSIRIHDKETQATMFRHLGFTEEEAKAQFGFLMDAFQYGAPPHGGLAFGLDRLVAILGGQETIRDFIAFPKNNSGRDVMIDAPAFIDDAQLKELNLKLDIQS from the coding sequence ATGTATAGAAGTCAAACCTGTGGCCAATTAAGGTCGTCAGATATCAATAAAGAAGTAGTCCTCTCTGGATGGGTTCAAAAAGTAAGAGATAAAGGATTTATGATTTGGGTCGATCTTAGAGATCGTTATGGCCTTACCCAGTTAATATTTGATGAGGAGCGAACCTCTACTGAAATTATGGATCAAGCCAAATCCTTGGGTAGGGAATTTGTAATCCAAATTCATGGCAAGGTGATAGAAAGATCTTCCAAAAATCCTAATATACCCACTGGGGATATCGAAATATTGGTTTCCAACCTAGTTATTTTAAACAAATCGCTGCTTCCACCATTTACCATAGAAGACCAGACAGACGGTGGTGAAGACATACGTATGAAATACCGGTACTTGGATATCCGAAGGAATCCAGTTAAAAACAATCTTATTTTTAGGCATAAGGTGACCATGGAGGTTAGGAAATACTTATCTGACCAAGCCTTTATTGAAGTAGAAACCCCCTATTTAATTAAATCTACCCCGGAAGGTGCCAGGGATTTTGTGGTTCCAAGTAGAATGAACGAAGGTCAGTTTTACGCCCTTCCCCAGTCTCCCCAAACCTTTAAGCAGTTGCTAATGGTAGGTGGCATGGATAAATATTTCCAGATTGTAAAATGTTTCAGGGACGAAGACCTTAGGGCAGACCGACAGCCTGAGTTTACCCAGATCGACTGTGAAATGGCCTTTGTGGAACAAGAAGATATATTAAATGTCTTCGAAGGGCTGACGAGACATCTTCTGAAAGAAATCAAAGGCATAGAGATTGGCAATTTCCCCCGAATGACCTATGATGATGCCATGCAAAAATATGGGAACGATAAGCCAGACATTCGCTTTGGGATGGAGTTTGGCGAATTAAACACTGTGGCCCAACACAAAGATTTTGCCATATTCAATGATGCCGAACTCGTGGTAGGGATAGCGGTACCCGGAGGAGCGGCATACACGAGAAAAGAAATAGATGCCCTTGTTGACTGGGTAAGAAGGCCCCAAGTAGGTGCCAAAGGTATGGTCTACGCCAAATATAACGAGGACGGCAGTTTTAAATCTTCCGTTGATAAATTCTTCGATGAAAAAGATCTTGCTCAATGGGCCGAAGCAACCAATGCCAAACCAGGTGATCTAATCTGTGTACTATCAGGCGAGCCTCTCAAGACAAGGACCCAGCTGAGCGCTTTGCGCATGGAATTGGCACAACGATTAGGATTGCGGAACAAAGAAGAATTTGCACCTTTATGGGTAGTAGATTTTCCATTGTTGGAACTGGATGAGGAAACTGGAAACTACCACGCCATGCACCATCCTTTTACTTCCCCAAAACCTGGACAGATGGAATTATTAGATACTGATCCGGGCGCTGTCAAAGCAAACGCCTACGACTTGGTATTGAATGGAAATGAAATTGGAGGTGGATCTATTCGTATCCACGATAAGGAAACACAAGCAACGATGTTCAGGCATTTGGGCTTCACCGAAGAAGAGGCAAAAGCACAATTTGGATTCTTGATGGATGCCTTTCAATACGGTGCCCCTCCCCATGGTGGACTAGCATTTGGGTTGGATAGGTTGGTTGCCATTTTGGGCGGACAGGAAACAATCAGGGATTTTATAGCATTCCCAAAAAATAATAGTGGTCGGGATGTGATGATAGATGCCCCTGCCTTTATTGATGATGCACAATTAAAAGAATTAAATCTTAAATTAGATATTCAATCATAA
- a CDS encoding DUF3078 domain-containing protein, which produces MRFIEYLFRQVRRLAIILLLFLNFFAVTAQDTIPTRQPIDTTAVDTITVDTIVIRAVQTKIRNIPRSVNLTNPIVSFKKTKARTKAFNKFKVPSFWQNENILKINLNEAAFVNWKAGGDNSIAAAGNLKFIKNYKFRYIQWDNDLEFRYGLNAQEGRKIRKTEDLIRLSSTFGYRRDTLSNWYYSVKANFNTQFSNGYKYPDRSTPVSRFMAPGYLFLGAGTSYIPDGKSFNLYISPITQKMTYVQDQTLANQGAFGVKKAVFDADGNLITPGKKVFMEFGFLITNTWQKQIFENVYLDHRINLYTDYLRRFGNIDVDWELNIKLVVNKYIQTNIGTQIIYDDDIKFEELRNEDGTIVDSGGPRIQFKQILGVGVAYSF; this is translated from the coding sequence ATGAGATTTATTGAGTACCTATTTAGGCAAGTCAGAAGGTTGGCCATCATACTTTTGCTCTTCTTAAATTTTTTCGCTGTTACCGCACAGGATACTATTCCCACAAGACAACCGATAGATACCACGGCCGTAGACACAATAACAGTTGACACCATTGTGATCCGCGCAGTGCAGACCAAAATCAGAAATATTCCCCGCAGTGTAAACCTGACCAACCCCATTGTTTCCTTCAAAAAAACAAAAGCTAGAACCAAGGCATTCAACAAGTTTAAAGTACCCTCCTTCTGGCAGAATGAAAATATCCTTAAAATTAATCTTAACGAGGCGGCCTTTGTCAACTGGAAGGCCGGAGGTGACAATTCCATTGCCGCAGCCGGGAACCTGAAATTTATTAAAAATTATAAATTTAGGTACATACAGTGGGATAATGACCTGGAATTTAGATATGGTCTCAATGCCCAAGAGGGGCGCAAAATAAGAAAAACAGAGGATCTAATTAGACTAAGCTCCACCTTCGGCTATAGAAGGGACACCCTTAGCAATTGGTATTATTCCGTAAAGGCCAATTTTAACACCCAATTTTCAAATGGGTACAAATACCCGGACAGATCTACCCCCGTTTCTAGATTTATGGCTCCTGGATATCTATTTTTAGGAGCTGGTACCTCCTATATCCCAGATGGAAAAAGCTTCAATCTTTATATTTCTCCCATCACCCAAAAAATGACCTATGTCCAAGATCAAACCTTGGCCAATCAAGGCGCTTTTGGGGTTAAAAAGGCGGTTTTTGATGCAGACGGGAATCTCATCACACCGGGCAAAAAGGTTTTCATGGAATTTGGTTTTCTCATTACCAATACGTGGCAAAAACAAATTTTCGAAAATGTTTATTTAGATCATAGGATAAATCTCTATACCGATTATCTGAGGAGGTTTGGGAATATTGATGTGGATTGGGAGCTCAATATAAAGCTCGTAGTCAATAAATACATCCAAACCAATATTGGTACCCAAATCATATATGATGATGATATTAAGTTTGAAGAACTCCGGAACGAGGATGGCACTATTGTGGATTCCGGGGGACCCAGAATCCAATTCAAACAAATATTAGGGGTAGGTGTGGCCTATTCCTTTTAA
- a CDS encoding nucleoside deaminase — MDLEMDDAYFMKRALQEAESAFEKGEVPVGAIIVIQNRIIARAHNLTEQLNDVTAHAEMQAITSAANYLGGKYLHNCTLYVTLEPCQMCAGALYWSQISNIVYGATDIERGCGVMGSTLHPKTKIRGGLLENEASDLLKKFFIQRRNLN; from the coding sequence ATGGATTTAGAAATGGACGATGCCTATTTTATGAAAAGAGCCCTTCAAGAGGCTGAATCTGCCTTTGAAAAGGGCGAGGTCCCTGTAGGGGCTATTATTGTAATACAAAACAGGATTATTGCTCGTGCCCATAATTTAACAGAACAGTTAAATGATGTTACGGCACATGCAGAAATGCAGGCTATAACTTCCGCTGCCAACTACTTAGGAGGTAAATATTTGCATAATTGTACTCTTTATGTGACTCTAGAGCCTTGTCAAATGTGCGCTGGAGCTTTATATTGGAGTCAAATTAGCAATATAGTCTATGGGGCAACTGATATTGAAAGAGGATGTGGTGTAATGGGATCTACCCTCCACCCCAAAACTAAAATTAGGGGAGGACTTTTGGAAAACGAAGCTTCCGACCTATTGAAAAAATTTTTTATTCAGAGAAGAAACCTCAATTAA
- a CDS encoding toxin-antitoxin system YwqK family antitoxin, producing the protein MKINLILIAFLLAFASHAQAPDPTFVKDGDLIKGTYFHENGNIAQTGHFLEGKLHGEWIMYNEEGDKTALGSYVNGKKVGKWFFWKSEGLNEVDFKDSRIASVTQWNSAGTLVVNK; encoded by the coding sequence ATGAAAATCAACCTGATATTAATAGCATTTTTATTGGCTTTTGCCTCGCATGCACAGGCACCTGACCCAACCTTTGTCAAAGACGGGGATTTAATAAAAGGCACCTATTTCCATGAAAATGGAAACATAGCCCAAACGGGTCATTTTTTGGAAGGCAAACTACATGGGGAGTGGATCATGTATAATGAAGAAGGTGATAAAACTGCATTAGGTTCCTATGTTAACGGAAAGAAGGTAGGTAAATGGTTTTTCTGGAAATCTGAGGGACTAAACGAAGTAGACTTCAAAGACAGTAGGATTGCCAGTGTTACCCAATGGAACTCTGCGGGAACTTTGGTGGTCAACAAATAA
- a CDS encoding 1-deoxy-D-xylulose-5-phosphate synthase, with the protein MKHLEKINFPADLRQLKTLDLPQLAKEIRAFIIDIVATKEGHLGASLGVVELTIALHYVYNTPLDKLIWDVGHQAYVHKILTGRKNLFETNRQMGGISGFPNRSESEYDDFGTGHSSTSISAILGMALASKIKGDTKRHHIAVIGDASIASGMAFEGLNHAGVTDTNVLIILNDNAIGIDPSVGALKKYLTNVKKGTAKEENIFECLNFDYSGPVDGHDLPVLIAELQRLKAVKGPKLLHIITTKGKGLLQAETDQVTYHAPGKFDKLTGDLIPKPTQEGPPKYQDVFGHSIVELALNNKHIIGITPAMPTGSSLKYMMEQIPERAFDVGIAEQHAVTMAAGMATEGLVPFCNIYSTFLQRAYDQVIHDVALQKLPVIFCLDRAGLVGQDGATHHGVFDIAYLRCIPNMIIFAPMNEVELRNIMFTAQLGLEGPIAIRYPRGRGVLKNWRLPFEKITIGTAVELQKGTTIAVLSLGHIGNNVSELLKEIDSSKKIGHYNIGFVKPLDDVMLKMILEKYEHIITIEDGSKIGGMGSAVLEFANRIGSHKKIKIFGIDDSFIEHGTLEELQALCNVDVLSLKKYINEIY; encoded by the coding sequence ATGAAACATCTAGAAAAAATAAACTTTCCCGCAGATCTTAGACAGCTAAAAACCTTGGATCTCCCCCAGCTTGCCAAAGAAATAAGGGCCTTTATAATAGATATTGTTGCCACCAAGGAAGGGCATTTGGGCGCCAGCCTAGGCGTAGTGGAACTTACCATCGCCCTTCATTACGTATACAACACTCCATTAGATAAATTAATTTGGGATGTAGGCCATCAGGCTTATGTTCACAAAATACTTACGGGAAGAAAAAATCTATTTGAGACCAACCGCCAAATGGGGGGTATCAGTGGCTTTCCCAATCGCAGTGAGAGCGAATATGATGATTTTGGAACTGGACATAGCTCAACCTCTATCTCCGCTATTTTGGGAATGGCCCTAGCATCAAAAATTAAAGGGGATACAAAACGGCACCATATTGCGGTGATCGGTGATGCCTCTATCGCGAGTGGTATGGCCTTTGAAGGACTGAACCATGCAGGGGTTACAGACACAAACGTCCTGATAATCCTAAATGATAATGCCATTGGTATAGATCCCAGTGTTGGTGCACTTAAAAAATACTTGACCAACGTAAAAAAGGGTACCGCCAAAGAAGAAAATATTTTTGAATGCCTGAATTTTGATTATTCAGGACCTGTAGATGGTCATGATCTACCTGTTTTAATAGCAGAGCTGCAGCGCTTAAAAGCCGTTAAGGGTCCCAAATTACTACATATTATTACGACCAAGGGCAAGGGACTCCTGCAGGCAGAAACCGATCAAGTAACGTATCATGCCCCAGGAAAATTTGATAAATTGACAGGGGACCTAATTCCAAAACCGACACAGGAAGGCCCTCCCAAATATCAAGATGTTTTTGGGCACAGCATCGTTGAGCTGGCACTGAACAATAAGCATATTATAGGCATTACCCCTGCAATGCCCACCGGAAGTTCCCTTAAATATATGATGGAACAAATCCCTGAAAGGGCGTTTGATGTAGGTATTGCAGAGCAACACGCAGTTACCATGGCCGCCGGGATGGCCACAGAGGGATTGGTTCCTTTTTGTAATATTTATTCCACCTTTTTACAGCGTGCCTACGATCAGGTCATTCACGATGTGGCCCTACAGAAATTGCCTGTGATCTTCTGTTTGGACAGGGCAGGATTGGTTGGGCAAGATGGCGCCACCCACCACGGAGTCTTCGATATCGCCTATCTAAGATGTATCCCCAATATGATCATCTTTGCGCCGATGAACGAGGTGGAACTTAGAAATATTATGTTCACCGCCCAATTGGGATTAGAAGGGCCCATAGCCATCCGTTACCCTAGGGGTAGAGGGGTGTTGAAAAACTGGAGGCTACCTTTTGAAAAAATAACTATAGGAACTGCTGTAGAATTACAAAAAGGCACAACAATTGCAGTGCTTTCGCTTGGACACATAGGAAACAATGTTAGCGAACTATTAAAAGAAATTGATAGTTCCAAAAAGATAGGACATTACAATATTGGTTTTGTAAAACCCTTGGATGACGTTATGCTAAAAATGATCCTTGAAAAGTACGAACACATCATTACCATAGAGGATGGTTCCAAAATTGGGGGAATGGGAAGTGCAGTTTTGGAATTTGCAAACAGAATAGGGTCCCATAAAAAGATAAAAATATTTGGTATAGACGATAGCTTTATAGAACACGGTACTTTGGAAGAATTACAGGCCTTGTGCAACGTAGACGTATTATCGCTTAAAAAGTATATAAATGAGATTTATTGA
- the dgt gene encoding dGTP triphosphohydrolase encodes MNWEQLLSLRRQGDTHKRLRKEQDETRLGFEVDYDRIIFSAAFRSLQDKTQVIPLSKTDFVHTRLTHSLEVSVVGRSLGRIAGKKILEKHPYLKEVHGYHFNDFGAIVAAAALAHDIGNPPFGHSGEKAIGEYFKTGNGQHYRSELSEKEYQDIIDFEGNSNGLKLLTETREGVQGGLRLSYATLGAFMKYPKESLPKKPTAHIADKKFGFFQTERHFFEEVAKELGLNQTRQGKDSSFSRHPLTYLVEAADDICYTIIDFEDGINLGLIPEDFALEYLIKLVKDSINTKKYNEMVYMEDRLSYLRALAISTLITDVIQVFVENEEAILDGTFGVSLLDKSKYKAQISDIIQLSVEKVYQSQEVIEKEIAGYRIISDILDVYTSALVQKTKGQASNYDRLVVKTLPAFYQRTEDLSIYQILLNTCCYVASLSDGAAVHIHNKIMGRHL; translated from the coding sequence ATGAATTGGGAACAGCTACTATCCCTCAGAAGGCAGGGAGATACCCACAAAAGATTACGAAAAGAACAAGATGAGACCCGTTTGGGGTTTGAGGTAGATTATGATAGAATAATTTTTTCTGCTGCTTTTAGGAGCCTTCAAGATAAAACACAGGTGATTCCCTTATCAAAAACCGACTTTGTACATACCAGACTTACGCATAGTTTGGAGGTTTCTGTGGTTGGAAGGAGTTTGGGAAGGATCGCTGGAAAAAAAATATTGGAGAAACATCCCTATTTAAAAGAGGTACATGGTTATCATTTTAATGATTTTGGTGCTATAGTTGCCGCAGCTGCATTGGCCCATGATATTGGAAACCCACCATTTGGTCATAGCGGTGAAAAGGCCATAGGAGAATATTTTAAAACTGGGAACGGACAACATTACCGTTCAGAATTGTCCGAAAAAGAATATCAGGATATTATTGATTTTGAGGGAAACTCCAATGGTTTAAAACTTTTGACGGAAACTAGGGAGGGAGTTCAAGGTGGACTGCGACTGAGTTATGCTACCCTAGGTGCTTTTATGAAATACCCAAAGGAATCTTTACCCAAAAAACCAACTGCACATATTGCTGACAAGAAGTTTGGGTTTTTTCAAACAGAACGACATTTCTTTGAAGAAGTGGCAAAAGAACTTGGATTAAACCAGACAAGGCAAGGCAAGGATAGTTCCTTTTCCAGGCATCCCTTGACCTATTTGGTAGAGGCCGCAGATGATATTTGTTATACAATTATCGATTTTGAAGATGGGATTAATTTGGGACTGATCCCAGAAGATTTTGCGCTGGAATATCTTATCAAATTGGTAAAGGATTCGATCAACACAAAGAAATACAACGAAATGGTCTACATGGAGGATCGACTTAGCTATTTACGTGCTTTGGCGATCAGCACCTTGATTACTGATGTGATACAAGTTTTTGTAGAAAATGAAGAGGCTATTTTAGATGGCACTTTTGGGGTATCATTATTGGATAAAAGCAAATACAAGGCACAGATATCCGATATCATCCAACTTAGTGTCGAAAAGGTTTATCAATCCCAAGAAGTAATAGAAAAGGAAATAGCCGGGTACAGGATTATTTCGGACATCTTGGACGTTTATACAAGCGCCCTGGTACAGAAAACCAAAGGACAGGCTTCAAATTACGATAGGTTAGTGGTAAAGACTTTACCGGCTTTTTACCAGCGTACAGAGGATCTTAGTATTTATCAAATTCTATTGAACACCTGTTGTTATGTGGCCAGTCTGTCGGATGGTGCAGCGGTACACATCCATAATAAAATAATGGGAAGGCACCTTTAA
- a CDS encoding cold-shock protein yields the protein MTGTIKFFNVSKGYGFITNDDTGQDIFVHATGLNGVELNEGDKVEYQEEEGRKGVVAGQVQVIG from the coding sequence ATGACTGGAACTATTAAATTTTTCAATGTTTCCAAAGGTTACGGATTCATTACCAATGACGACACCGGACAAGACATTTTTGTACATGCTACAGGATTGAACGGAGTTGAGTTAAACGAAGGCGACAAAGTAGAATACCAAGAAGAAGAAGGCAGAAAGGGAGTGGTTGCAGGACAAGTGCAAGTAATTGGATAG